The segment TTTTAACCTTAAAATCGTGAGCGGCTTTTATCACATTGCATTCTATCTGTAAATTTTCATATATAAAATCTGCTGGATATGTATTATTCGCTTGTATACCTCCTACTTTTGCAGCTGCTAAAAATACATACTCAGGTCTTTCTTCTTCAAAAAACTTCATTACTGCATCTTGATTAGTTAAATCTAATTCTTTATGGGTTCTTCCAATTATATTTGTATACCCATTTGATTTTAAATTTCTAGCAATTGCCGATCCAACTAGTCCTTTATGTCCTGCAATATAAATCTTACTATCTTTCTCCATACAATAACATCTCCCTAGAATATTATTCCAAAAATTATTATTAGCCGATTATATTTGTAAAAGCACATTCTTCATGTACTATATTAGTATTAAGATCACTTTCCACCATCATATATACTAATTCGTCAAATTTTACTCTTGGTGTCCACTTAAGTTTTTCTCTTGCTTTTGTAGAATCACCAACCAATAAATCAACTTCTGTTGCTCTAAAATATCTTGGATCAACCTCTATAAGTACTTTTCCAGTTTTTTTATCAATCCCCTTTTCATCAATTCCAGTACCTTCCCAAACAAGATCTATATCAACACATTTAAAAGCCTTTTCGCAAAATTCTCTCACAGAATGCGTTTCACCTGTTGCTATAACATAATCATCTGGTTCATCTTGCTGTAGCATAAGCCACATAGCCTCTACATAGTCACCAGCAAACCCCCAATCACGCATTGCATTAAGATTTCCAAGATAAAGCTTGTCCTGTTTTCCTTTTACAATATTGGCAACTGCCATGGTTATTTTTCTTGTTACAAATGTTTCGCCCCTTCGTGGGGATTCATGATTAAACAATATACCATTACATGCAAATAAATTATATGCTTCACGATAGTTTACAGTTATCCAATATGCATATAATTTTGCCGCAGCATATGGACTTTTTGGATAGAATGGTGTCTTTTCATTTTGTGGTGCCGTTTCAGGTAACCCCCCAAATAATTCACTTGTTGAAGCTTGATAGAATTTTGTTTTGATACCCGTTTCTTTTATTGCATCAAGTAACCTCAATGTCCCTATTCCAACTACTTCGGCAGTATACTCAGGTACTTCAAATGATACTTTGACATGACTCTGTGCAGCAAGGTTATAAATTTCGTCAGGTTCTATCTTTTCTATTAATCTATTGAGGTTGCTTGAATCAGTTAAATCACCGTAATGCAAAAACAATCTCACATCCTCATTATGTGGATCTTTGTACAAATGATCAATCCTTTTTGTATTAAAAGTGCTTGCTCTTCTTATAATTCCATGAACTTGATATCCTTTATTTAGAAGTAATTCTGCTAAATAAGATCCATCTTGACCTGTAATACCTGTAATCAGAGCTTTTTTCATTTCTTCTCCTCCCCGTTTTATTTAAACATTGTCAAATAATTCGTTATATTTATAAATTGATTCATACATCGCCAAATTTTCTTCTAAATATTTCCTGCCATTTAAGCTTAATTGTTTAATATTCTCTTTATTTAAATAAAGATATTATAAAGATATTCTATTTTATTTTTTATTTCCTCGTAATCCCCAGACTCAACACATATACCACAATTACTATCTTCTATTAAGTTCCTTGCTTCACTTCTTTTTTCAAGAATACCCAATATTGATTTACCCACAGCCATAACTCCATAAATTTTACTGGGTACAGAAACCCCTTTAATGCCTTTTACATTAGTAACAATATATACATCAGCAGCATTTAGCGAATAAATAATCTCCTCTTTAGGCTGATAAGGAATAAACTTTACATTAGTCACATTATTTCTATTACACCATTCAACCACCTCTTTTTTCTTTGCCCCTTCACCCACAAACACAAAACATATTTCTGGATATCTATGAAAATACGGAACAATTTTGATTATATTTTCTAAATCATAATACAACCCAATATTTCCAGAATACATGATTATAAACTTATCTCCCAGTCCATTCTTTTCAATAAATGATTTTGCCAAAACACTGTCTTTAGGAAGTGGATACATTTCCTTTTCATTAATCCAGTTATTTATTACTTCACATTTTTTAATATAAAATGTTTTATTTCTCTTAACAACGGTTTCTTTTATGTCCCTTCCAACTACCACAACTTTATCCGCTTTATTGCATGAAAAATTATCAACCCTTCTCATCAAATTTATAACAAATTTATTTTTAGAGTAATTAACAGCTTCAATCTGTTCTGGATTAAAATCCTGAATATTGTATATAAACTTAGATTTTCTTAAAATTTTTCCTAATACTCCTAATAGTCCTCCCAATACCGGAGGCTGTGAAATAGAAAAGATTACATCCAGTTTATCAGCTTTAAAAATAGCCAAAAAGCATTAATAAAATATTCAATTATGTACCTTATTCTACTACCTTTTTTCGTTTTATCAAATTCAGGAACTTTAACTCTAATAATTTTAATGCTCTGATATGTTTCATAAACAAATCTTTTCCCTTTGTATTTTTCAGGAATTTTATTAGCATAATTAGGAAAAGCAGCAATTACAGTAATATCATAATCATATTGTATCCTTTCACAGAGCTCTGTCATAAGCTGTCCCGTTGATGCATAATCAGGATAAAAGTAATTGATGATAAATAATATTTTTTTTCATGGCATCACCTATTTATAATTAAGATTTTTCAATCAATTTTTTATAGATATTTAAATATCTCTCTGCAAATTTTTCTAAAGTATAATTTTCTTCATACTTTTTCAAAGCATTTAATGAAAATTTTCTTAACAATTGTTCATCATATACTAACTTATTTATTGCATTTTTTAATTCCTTACTATTGCCTTTCTCAACTAAAATCCCACAGTTCTCATCTACTAAATCTGGAATCGGTCCAACATTAAATGCTACTACAGGTAAAGCATTTGAGAGTGCTTCTGCTGTTGTTAAAGAAAATGTTTCTCCTAAAGTTGTATTAATATATATATTACTACTTCTATAGATTTTATTTAATATCTCTCTATCTGATATATATCCCATTTGCTTTAATTTGTCAGTTTTTACATTTCGTATTTCTTTCCCTACTGATAGGAATAATATATCTTGATCAAATTCGTTTATTATATCTAAAACATACTTTATACCTTTTCTTTCGTCATTAATATCGGCAGCTACAAATAAAATTATTTTCTTATCTGTAGGTAAATTTAACTCTTCTCTTAAAATTTTTTTATCAACACCGCTATATGGACTATTTCTAACACCATTTGGTATTATTTCAATATTAAATTCTTTAAAATAAGATTTTCTTAATTCATTTGCAAGCCATTTTGAAGGTGTAACAATAACAGTCTTGTTTGATAGAAGTTTACTAAATATACTTTTCTTTTTAATCCATAGCTTTCTTGATTTATCAATATAACTCTTTGGATAAATATATCTATATTTACAATTTCTACAACCTCTTTCCCACTTAGTACATTCTGTTGGAATTGCACATCTACCAGTTATAGGCCACACATCATGAAAAGTCCAAACAACAGGCTTTTGATACTTAATGATCAAATTAATTAACTTTTCATAATTTATATAATAGCCATGCAGGTTATGCAAATGTACAATATCAGCATTTGCAATAAACCTTTCTATTTGTTTATCGAAATATAAATTCTTCGATTCACCAAAAAATCTCATTGAAAATGCCGAAAAATACACATCTAAATCGTTGCTAATTTTATAGCTATTTGGATCATTACTTTTCCCACGTCCATGCAAAAATACTGATTGATGCTCGGTATTTTCATTTATAAAATTATGTAAACTGCTGGCAATATTAGCAGCTCCACCACCAGAGTATTTTGTATTAATTTGTAAAATATTAATATTTTTCACCCTACTTTTCTCCCTTGAAAAAATCCATAATGTTACTTATAATAAAGTTACTTATCTTATAATCAATACAACTTTTGTGTTAATCAGAAATTTTTATTATTTGCTTCACTATACACTAATTTTGTAAATATATAGTATAAGATAAACCAAAATGCGGGATCCACAAGAGAACTTCCGACTGTTAAACCAATAAAAATAAAATATAATGCTAACAAAAGTAAATAGCAATTAGTATTATCAAAAACATTAATTTTTTTAATCCCCTTGATAAGATTATATAAAACTAAAAATATTAAAGGTAATGTTCCTATAATACCAAACTGACCTAAAGAATTTACAATAGTATTGTGTGCCCATAATCCATCTTTTTCATAACCCAAATACCCAAATAAAGGATTTTTGTTAAATATGTCTAATGCGTAATTTAAGGCATAAACTCTTCCATTATCCAGTGATAATGAATCAAAAAAAACATCAAATCTCAAAGAACTGTAGCTCAAAAGAGAGTAAGCTTGGCTGTATATAAAAAATAATAAACATATCATAAATAAACTACTTAACATAATTTTAATCGTTTTCCATAAATTTAGTTTATAGGATATCTTGATAATATTTTTATTCAAAAAACGTTTATAAGAATAAAAAGCCAAAACAAACATCGAGCCAAAAAATACTTGTCTTGTTGCCAGTATATAACTTATCAACAATATAAAACATGAATATAATATAAATTGTATAAAACTATTTAAAAATAATACCCCAGCAAACATCGAAAATGCAATTGACCTACTAACTGCAATATAATTAGCTTCTTTTCCAAATCTTATATAACTCATATTGTTGTTAAAAATATAATAATAAACTATTAGTGTTCCTACTGATATTAATATCCAAATAGTGCTAGTCTTTTTATTTACAAAATCGTAATTACTTCTGGCCATTAAAATGCCAACAATTGATGGTATTAAGATATACCCGAAAAACATTAGTAAATAATGAATAAAATTTACTGATGGTTTAAATGAACTATAATATATACTTATAAATAACATTAACATATTTGTAATAAAAAAAAATAGGACTTTTTGATTGATTATAGGCATATCTATTTTAACAATTAAGGTAATAACTAAATATATGCACAATAATAATATTAAGATAATTCCTTCTAAATTATTAAACCAAACACCAAACAATCTGGTAAATAATATTACAATTTGAGATCCAATAAGTATATACCAAAATATAAATTTATTATAAAATTGATAAAATCTTTCCATTGAAAGCACCTCAATTATTATGACC is part of the Calorimonas adulescens genome and harbors:
- a CDS encoding glycosyltransferase, whose amino-acid sequence is MKNINILQINTKYSGGGAANIASSLHNFINENTEHQSVFLHGRGKSNDPNSYKISNDLDVYFSAFSMRFFGESKNLYFDKQIERFIANADIVHLHNLHGYYINYEKLINLIIKYQKPVVWTFHDVWPITGRCAIPTECTKWERGCRNCKYRYIYPKSYIDKSRKLWIKKKSIFSKLLSNKTVIVTPSKWLANELRKSYFKEFNIEIIPNGVRNSPYSGVDKKILREELNLPTDKKIILFVAADINDERKGIKYVLDIINEFDQDILFLSVGKEIRNVKTDKLKQMGYISDREILNKIYRSSNIYINTTLGETFSLTTAEALSNALPVVAFNVGPIPDLVDENCGILVEKGNSKELKNAINKLVYDEQLLRKFSLNALKKYEENYTLEKFAERYLNIYKKLIEKS
- a CDS encoding glycosyltransferase family 4 protein — translated: MAIFKADKLDVIFSISQPPVLGGLLGVLGKILRKSKFIYNIQDFNPEQIEAVNYSKNKFVINLMRRVDNFSCNKADKVVVVGRDIKETVVKRNKTFYIKKCEVINNWINEKEMYPLPKDSVLAKSFIEKNGLGDKFIIMYSGNIGLYYDLENIIKIVPYFHRYPEICFVFVGEGAKKKEVVEWCNRNNVTNVKFIPYQPKEEIIYSLNAADVYIVTNVKGIKGVSVPSKIYGVMAVGKSILGILEKRSEARNLIEDSNCGICVESGDYEEIKNKIEYLYNIFI
- the gmd gene encoding GDP-mannose 4,6-dehydratase; translated protein: MKKALITGITGQDGSYLAELLLNKGYQVHGIIRRASTFNTKRIDHLYKDPHNEDVRLFLHYGDLTDSSNLNRLIEKIEPDEIYNLAAQSHVKVSFEVPEYTAEVVGIGTLRLLDAIKETGIKTKFYQASTSELFGGLPETAPQNEKTPFYPKSPYAAAKLYAYWITVNYREAYNLFACNGILFNHESPRRGETFVTRKITMAVANIVKGKQDKLYLGNLNAMRDWGFAGDYVEAMWLMLQQDEPDDYVIATGETHSVREFCEKAFKCVDIDLVWEGTGIDEKGIDKKTGKVLIEVDPRYFRATEVDLLVGDSTKAREKLKWTPRVKFDELVYMMVESDLNTNIVHEECAFTNIIG